A window of the Natronospira proteinivora genome harbors these coding sequences:
- a CDS encoding TetR/AcrR family transcriptional regulator, which translates to MHEKKPRVRKSSEERKREILAAAQSEFARVGYRCTDVQNIADAVGVGKGTIYRHFPSKEGLFQAAVTQALDELKSAVESSVADLSDPLEILRTALCHYLTYFAANPDLVELFIHERAECGQAVKPLYFVRTDREQADWSALLQQLQAQGRVRQDHDCEQLSRILGEMLYGAVLSHRLSGSQTSLTEKGPVILDIFLNGIMEPDCQ; encoded by the coding sequence ATGCATGAAAAAAAGCCACGGGTGAGAAAAAGCAGCGAGGAAAGAAAGCGGGAGATCCTGGCCGCCGCCCAGTCAGAATTTGCCAGGGTCGGTTACCGCTGTACCGATGTTCAGAACATCGCCGATGCCGTGGGTGTTGGCAAGGGCACCATTTACCGCCATTTTCCCTCCAAGGAGGGGCTGTTCCAGGCCGCTGTTACCCAGGCCCTGGATGAGCTCAAGTCTGCGGTGGAAAGCTCGGTTGCCGATCTGAGCGATCCGCTGGAGATTCTCCGAACGGCCTTGTGCCACTACCTGACCTACTTCGCCGCCAACCCGGATCTGGTGGAGCTGTTCATCCACGAGCGGGCGGAATGCGGGCAGGCGGTCAAACCGCTCTACTTTGTCCGAACGGACCGGGAGCAAGCGGACTGGTCGGCCCTGTTACAGCAGCTACAGGCACAAGGGCGGGTGCGCCAGGATCACGATTGTGAACAGCTGAGCCGGATTCTGGGGGAAATGCTCTATGGCGCCGTACTCAGCCACCGCCTTTCCGGCTCGCAAACCTCACTGACGGAGAAAGGCCCGGTCATTCTGGACATCTTCCTCAACGGCATCATGGAACCCGACTGCCAATAG
- the moaA gene encoding GTP 3',8-cyclase MoaA, whose product MNTRHPDHPSRTDAVPLRHISQLAGSNPADDRTDLEDRFGRRFAYLRLSITDVCNFRCEYCLPNGYQGKPTGFLHQSEIERLVSTFAELGIRKIRITGGEPLVRKDALEIIAHAAATPGIEKVALTTNAFNLADQAEKLKQAGLSAVNVSLDSLDPAGFERITGDKRHAKVMAGIDAALTAGIDTVKINTVLLAGLNDHELPDFMEFVRSRPISVRFIELMQTADNGDYFRKRHVSGGEVAEQLLAAGWSPIKRGETDGPAVEYAHPDYAGRIGLITPYAAGFCDGCNRLRVTARGGLRLCLFGNGTHDLRPLLQDDADRPALKQSIFDALFQKDVSHFLHKGDYGDTPNLASTGG is encoded by the coding sequence ATGAACACCCGGCACCCAGACCATCCGTCCCGTACGGATGCTGTTCCGCTACGCCACATCAGTCAGCTGGCAGGCAGCAACCCGGCCGATGACCGCACCGATCTGGAAGACCGCTTTGGGCGTCGTTTTGCCTACCTGCGTCTGTCCATCACCGATGTCTGCAACTTCCGCTGCGAGTACTGCCTGCCTAATGGCTATCAAGGCAAGCCCACCGGCTTTCTGCATCAATCGGAGATCGAACGGCTGGTCAGTACCTTTGCCGAACTGGGCATCCGCAAGATCCGGATTACCGGTGGTGAGCCCCTGGTCCGCAAGGACGCCCTGGAGATCATCGCCCATGCCGCCGCCACCCCCGGGATCGAGAAGGTCGCCTTGACCACCAATGCCTTTAACCTGGCGGATCAGGCGGAAAAGCTGAAACAAGCGGGGCTGTCTGCGGTGAATGTCAGCCTGGACAGCCTGGATCCGGCTGGTTTTGAGCGCATCACCGGCGACAAGCGCCACGCCAAGGTCATGGCCGGGATCGATGCGGCCCTGACGGCCGGCATCGACACCGTCAAGATCAACACGGTGCTGCTGGCCGGGCTCAATGACCATGAATTACCCGATTTCATGGAATTCGTACGCAGCCGCCCGATATCGGTGCGCTTCATTGAGCTCATGCAAACCGCCGATAACGGGGATTATTTCCGAAAGCGGCATGTAAGCGGTGGCGAAGTGGCGGAACAGCTGCTGGCCGCCGGCTGGTCACCGATCAAGCGCGGCGAGACCGATGGCCCGGCGGTGGAATACGCCCACCCCGACTATGCCGGTCGCATCGGCCTGATCACCCCCTACGCGGCGGGCTTCTGCGACGGCTGCAATCGGCTGCGGGTGACCGCCCGAGGGGGGCTGCGTTTGTGCTTGTTCGGCAACGGCACCCATGACCTGCGCCCCCTGCTGCAGGATGATGCCGACCGCCCTGCCCTGAAACAAAGCATCTTCGATGCCCTGTTCCAGAAGGATGTGTCGCATTTCCTGCACAAGGGGGATTACGGCGATACTCCCAACCTGGCCAGCACCGGCGGGTAA
- a CDS encoding alpha/beta fold hydrolase → MQEAYFTREGTRLFYRHWEVGDHAPALVMCHGLASNGTRWREFAEAMAGSGWQILCPDLRGSGGSLYRGRINADIWADDLAALLDHQGISRAVVGGHCLGANLALRFAQRHPDRCRGLVLVEPMFPTALYGRLKRLARMRYILPLLAWPILGFNKLGIYRRNLPRLDLTELDHNTRQAMEALGGHEAIRKRYAKPSRDTLYLPAAAYLQSLNQVLRPMPPLHNIRQPALALLSSGALFGDLALTREKLNEMPHIRIKELSAMHWIPTEQPEAMVEHIRAWLETLARQDRD, encoded by the coding sequence ATGCAGGAAGCGTATTTCACCCGTGAAGGAACGCGGCTATTTTATCGTCATTGGGAGGTGGGCGATCATGCTCCGGCCCTGGTGATGTGTCATGGCCTGGCCAGCAACGGCACCCGCTGGCGGGAATTCGCTGAAGCCATGGCGGGCTCCGGCTGGCAGATTCTCTGCCCGGACCTCAGGGGCAGCGGAGGTTCCCTCTATCGCGGCCGCATCAATGCTGACATCTGGGCCGATGACCTGGCGGCCCTGCTGGACCATCAGGGCATCAGTCGAGCGGTGGTGGGTGGTCACTGCCTGGGTGCCAACCTGGCCCTGCGCTTCGCCCAACGCCATCCAGACCGTTGCCGGGGACTGGTACTGGTGGAGCCCATGTTTCCCACCGCCCTATACGGCCGTCTCAAACGGCTGGCCCGGATGCGTTACATCCTGCCGCTGCTGGCCTGGCCAATTCTGGGATTCAACAAGCTGGGCATCTATCGCCGGAATCTGCCCCGGCTGGATCTCACTGAACTGGATCACAACACCCGCCAAGCCATGGAAGCCCTGGGGGGCCACGAGGCCATCCGGAAACGCTATGCCAAACCCAGCCGAGACACCCTCTACCTGCCGGCCGCCGCCTATCTTCAATCGCTCAATCAGGTCTTGCGGCCCATGCCGCCCCTCCACAACATCAGGCAACCTGCCCTGGCCCTGCTCTCCAGCGGCGCCCTGTTCGGCGACCTGGCCCTGACCCGGGAAAAGCTGAACGAGATGCCCCATATCCGGATCAAGGAGCTAAGCGCCATGCACTGGATTCCCACCGAACAACCCGAAGCCATGGTGGAACATATTCGGGCATGGCTGGAAACACTGGCCCGGCAGGATAGAGACTAA
- a CDS encoding YaiI/YqxD family protein yields the protein MAIDRDDKDGPRIWVDADACPVVIREILFKAAERTRILLTLVANRAIQVPRSPYIRQQQVGSGFDVADDEIVRLVSVGDLVITSDIPLAAEVIEKGGEAISPRGECFTPENIRGRLNMRDFMETMRSSGIQSGGPPPLSKADRQTFANHLDRYLARVSNR from the coding sequence ATGGCTATAGACAGAGACGACAAAGACGGACCCCGTATCTGGGTGGATGCCGATGCCTGCCCGGTGGTGATCCGGGAAATCCTGTTCAAGGCGGCGGAGCGCACCCGCATACTGCTGACGCTGGTGGCCAATCGAGCCATCCAGGTTCCACGTTCGCCCTATATTCGGCAACAGCAGGTGGGCAGTGGTTTTGATGTGGCGGACGATGAGATTGTGCGGTTGGTTTCGGTGGGCGATCTGGTCATCACCAGTGATATCCCCTTGGCGGCGGAGGTGATCGAGAAGGGCGGCGAGGCCATCAGCCCGCGCGGTGAATGCTTTACCCCGGAAAACATCCGGGGGCGTTTGAACATGCGGGATTTCATGGAGACAATGCGCAGCAGCGGCATTCAATCCGGTGGGCCACCCCCGCTGTCCAAGGCCGATCGCCAGACTTTTGCCAATCATCTGGATCGCTATCTGGCACGCGTTAGCAATCGATAA
- a CDS encoding 2-oxoacid:acceptor oxidoreductase subunit alpha: protein MPKVNDFTLKIATVNGTGSASANALLMKSIFRMGVPVMGKNYFPSNIQGLPTWYEIRVTDPGHLTRAGQVHFMVAMNAETFAKDQAELAPGGYLFYDSTWPRHREITRDDITVIGVPLAEMINHHFVEPRTRILMKNVAYVGALAALLDLDLDIIEQLLKETFGEKKAKLVEPNMEAVHIGYDYAKKHYDCPLPLHVKKADMTKGHVIVDGNTTAALGAMLAGANVAAWYPITPSTSVMDAFTSFCAKHRHDEDGTPQYKIIQAEDELAACGMVLGAGWMGARAFTATSGPGISLMNEFVSFGYYTEIPAVIFDIQRVGPSTGMPTRTQQSDINECAYAGHGDTRHICLYPADPREAFDFSIKSFDLAERFQTPVFMVSDLDIGMNEWMVPELKWDESYQPDRGKVLSAEDLDKLEGRYGRYQDPDRDGIPQRTLPGVHPKGAYFTRGSGHSEHATYTEDAAEYQRVLDRLRRKFDTAKDHIPAPYIDYARSKPVKAGIISLGSCDLAVKEARHNLKGKGTEFDYCRIRAFPFTDHIRRFIDEHDTIFVIEQNRDAQLKCMLQAELDADAKKLVSILHYNGLPIASMHIESTITDYCQEAEAC from the coding sequence ATGCCTAAGGTCAACGACTTCACCCTAAAAATCGCCACCGTCAACGGCACCGGCTCCGCCAGCGCCAACGCCCTGCTCATGAAATCCATCTTCCGCATGGGCGTCCCGGTGATGGGCAAAAACTACTTCCCCTCCAACATCCAGGGCCTGCCCACCTGGTATGAAATCCGCGTCACCGACCCCGGCCACCTCACCCGCGCCGGCCAGGTCCACTTCATGGTGGCCATGAACGCCGAAACCTTCGCCAAGGACCAGGCCGAACTGGCCCCCGGCGGCTATCTCTTCTACGACAGCACCTGGCCCCGCCACCGCGAGATCACCCGCGACGACATCACCGTCATCGGCGTGCCCCTGGCCGAGATGATCAACCATCATTTCGTCGAGCCCCGCACCCGCATCCTGATGAAAAACGTCGCCTATGTGGGTGCCCTGGCCGCCCTGCTGGACCTGGATCTCGACATCATCGAACAACTGCTCAAGGAAACCTTCGGCGAGAAGAAAGCCAAGCTGGTCGAACCCAATATGGAAGCCGTCCACATCGGCTACGACTACGCCAAAAAACACTACGACTGCCCGCTACCCCTGCACGTCAAAAAAGCCGACATGACCAAAGGCCATGTCATTGTCGACGGCAACACCACCGCCGCCCTGGGCGCCATGCTCGCCGGCGCCAATGTGGCCGCCTGGTACCCCATCACCCCCTCTACCAGCGTGATGGATGCCTTCACCAGCTTCTGCGCCAAGCACCGCCACGATGAAGACGGCACCCCTCAATACAAGATCATCCAGGCCGAAGACGAACTGGCCGCCTGCGGCATGGTGCTCGGCGCCGGCTGGATGGGCGCCCGCGCCTTCACCGCCACCTCCGGGCCCGGCATCAGCCTAATGAATGAATTCGTCAGCTTCGGCTACTACACCGAAATCCCGGCGGTGATCTTCGACATCCAGCGGGTGGGGCCCTCCACCGGCATGCCCACCCGCACCCAGCAGTCGGACATCAATGAATGCGCCTACGCCGGCCACGGCGACACCCGCCACATCTGTCTCTACCCGGCAGACCCCCGGGAAGCCTTCGACTTCTCCATCAAGAGCTTCGACTTGGCCGAGCGCTTCCAGACCCCGGTCTTCATGGTCTCCGATCTCGACATCGGCATGAACGAATGGATGGTCCCGGAACTGAAATGGGATGAGAGCTACCAACCCGACCGGGGCAAGGTGCTCTCCGCCGAAGACCTGGACAAACTGGAAGGCCGCTACGGCCGCTACCAGGACCCGGACCGCGACGGCATCCCCCAGCGCACACTCCCCGGCGTCCACCCCAAGGGGGCCTACTTCACCCGCGGCTCCGGCCACTCCGAACACGCCACCTACACCGAAGACGCCGCCGAATACCAGCGCGTCCTGGACCGCCTGCGCCGCAAGTTCGATACCGCCAAGGACCACATCCCGGCCCCCTACATCGACTACGCCCGATCCAAACCCGTCAAGGCCGGCATCATCAGCCTCGGCTCCTGCGATCTGGCCGTCAAAGAAGCCCGGCACAATCTGAAAGGGAAGGGCACCGAATTCGACTACTGCCGCATCCGCGCCTTCCCCTTCACCGACCACATCCGCCGCTTCATCGACGAACACGACACCATCTTCGTCATCGAACAAAACCGCGATGCCCAACTAAAGTGCATGCTCCAAGCCGAACTCGACGCCGACGCCAAAAAACTCGTCTCCATCCTCCACTACAACGGCCTCCCCATCGCCTCCATGCACATAGAATCCACCATCACGGATTATTGCCAGGAGGCCGAGGCATGCTAA
- a CDS encoding 2-oxoacid:ferredoxin oxidoreductase subunit beta — protein MSFMTKPKIHHPNLPKNKLGLTTRDYEGGMSTLCAGCGHDSITAGLIEAVWALDIEPFRVAKMSGIGCSSKTPAYFLREAHGINAVHGRMPSIATGAQAANPELHFIGVSGDGDSLNIGFGQFAHAIRRDVNMLYIIENNGVYGLTKGQFSASADVGSKAKYGQVNENPPIDPVLTAITLGCGFVARGFSGDKEQLIPLIQAGLKHNGFALIDVISPCVAFNDHQGSSKSYAHTREFFHPAIHTDFIPPREEIKVEYEKGRAMPIELHDGSTIVLRKIDVDHEPTNRAAAIGYLERHREAQEIVTGLLYVNSEEHEEGGRKLPARSLTGVDGVGDPVGVLEAFQGGCR, from the coding sequence ATGAGCTTCATGACCAAACCAAAAATCCACCACCCCAACCTCCCCAAAAACAAACTCGGCCTAACCACCCGAGACTACGAAGGCGGCATGTCCACCCTCTGCGCCGGCTGCGGCCATGATTCCATCACCGCCGGCCTGATCGAGGCCGTCTGGGCCCTGGACATCGAGCCTTTCCGGGTCGCCAAGATGAGCGGCATCGGCTGCTCCTCCAAGACCCCGGCCTACTTCCTGCGCGAAGCCCATGGCATCAACGCCGTCCACGGCCGCATGCCCTCCATCGCCACCGGCGCCCAGGCCGCCAACCCCGAACTCCACTTCATCGGCGTCTCCGGCGACGGCGACTCCCTCAACATCGGCTTCGGCCAATTCGCCCACGCCATCCGCCGTGATGTAAACATGCTCTACATCATCGAAAACAACGGCGTGTACGGCCTCACCAAAGGCCAGTTCTCCGCCAGCGCCGATGTGGGCAGTAAAGCCAAATACGGCCAGGTCAACGAAAACCCACCCATCGACCCGGTCCTAACCGCCATAACACTCGGCTGCGGCTTCGTCGCCCGAGGCTTCTCCGGCGACAAAGAACAACTCATCCCCCTCATCCAGGCCGGCCTAAAACACAACGGCTTCGCCCTAATCGATGTGATCAGCCCCTGTGTGGCCTTTAATGACCACCAGGGCAGCTCCAAGAGCTACGCCCATACCCGGGAGTTCTTCCATCCGGCCATTCATACCGATTTCATCCCGCCCCGGGAGGAGATCAAGGTGGAATACGAGAAGGGCAGGGCCATGCCGATTGAATTGCATGATGGCTCGACCATCGTGCTGAGGAAGATTGATGTGGATCATGAGCCGACCAATCGGGCGGCGGCTATTGGGTATCTGGAGCGGCATCGGGAGGCGCAAGAGATTGTTACTGGGTTGTTGTATGTGAATTCGGAGGAGCATGAGGAGGGTGGCAGGAAGTTGCCTGCTAGGAGTTTAACTGGGGTGGATGGGGTTGGGGATCCGGTTGGGGTTTTGGAGGCTTTTCAGGGGGGGTGTCGGTGA
- a CDS encoding FAD-dependent oxidoreductase, with protein MKPTDTYHPDYFHKVVDCQWACPAHTDVPGYIRLIAQGRYTDAYMLNRDSNVFPGILGRVCDRPCEPACRRGRVDDEKPVAICRLKRVTYDLKDDIAERLPQAPKKKNGKKIACIGAGCASLTVANDLAPLGYEVTIFEKLDVTGGLMRSNIPRFRLPPNVLDEEIDNILDMDVDLRLNSPIQSMKALLEEGYDAVFVGAGAPRGKDLKLEGRDEAQDTGRVHIGINWLESVAFEHIESIGKKVLIIGAGNTAMDCCRTSLRLGAHDVRVMARKPSDQLKASEWELEDALDEGVELMTCHSPKAFVMEDGQLKGMTFEVLEYFEKDGRQKSKVINEIFLPCDDVILAIGQENAFPWIERDIGIEFNEWDVPLVDKITYQSTRPGVFFGGDAAFGPENIIWAVRHGHEAAISIHKYVNGEDITQRLPNAVDVHTVKMGQHEWAYSNQYAPEERRLVPHVDMKKRFKNVNIEVELGFGQEEWAVEVERCLNCDIQTIFFNEKCIECDACIDICPTQCLTMLHIDEEESEESVRSRLKVPANNPDQDIYVSAKLPQTKRHMIKDEDQCVHCGLCAERCPTAAWDMKHGEVFIPKVSDEVAARTPDKKRA; from the coding sequence ATGAAACCGACTGATACCTACCACCCTGACTATTTCCACAAGGTCGTGGATTGTCAGTGGGCCTGTCCCGCACACACCGATGTCCCCGGCTATATCCGCCTCATCGCCCAGGGCCGTTACACCGACGCCTATATGCTCAACCGGGACTCCAATGTCTTCCCGGGCATTCTGGGCCGGGTCTGTGACCGCCCCTGCGAGCCGGCCTGCCGCCGGGGCCGGGTGGACGATGAAAAGCCAGTGGCTATCTGCCGCCTCAAACGGGTCACCTACGACCTCAAAGACGACATTGCCGAGCGCCTGCCCCAGGCCCCGAAAAAGAAAAACGGCAAAAAGATCGCCTGCATCGGCGCCGGCTGTGCCTCGCTGACTGTTGCCAATGACCTGGCGCCGCTGGGCTATGAAGTCACCATCTTCGAAAAGCTGGATGTCACCGGCGGCCTGATGCGCTCCAACATCCCGCGTTTCCGTCTGCCCCCCAATGTCCTGGATGAAGAGATCGACAACATCCTGGACATGGATGTGGACCTGCGCTTGAACAGCCCCATCCAATCCATGAAGGCCTTATTGGAAGAGGGCTATGACGCCGTCTTCGTCGGCGCCGGCGCCCCCCGCGGCAAGGACCTCAAGCTGGAAGGCCGCGACGAGGCCCAAGACACGGGCCGGGTGCATATCGGCATCAACTGGCTGGAATCGGTGGCCTTTGAGCACATCGAATCCATCGGCAAGAAGGTGCTGATCATCGGCGCCGGCAACACCGCCATGGACTGCTGCCGCACCTCCCTGCGCCTGGGCGCCCATGATGTCCGTGTCATGGCCCGCAAACCCAGCGACCAGCTCAAGGCCTCGGAATGGGAACTGGAAGACGCCCTGGACGAAGGCGTGGAATTGATGACCTGTCATTCCCCCAAGGCCTTCGTCATGGAAGACGGCCAACTCAAGGGCATGACCTTCGAGGTGCTGGAGTACTTCGAAAAAGACGGCCGCCAGAAGAGCAAGGTCATCAATGAAATCTTCCTGCCCTGCGATGACGTCATCCTCGCCATCGGCCAGGAAAACGCCTTCCCCTGGATCGAGCGGGACATCGGCATTGAATTCAATGAATGGGACGTGCCCCTGGTGGACAAGATCACCTACCAGTCCACCCGCCCGGGCGTCTTCTTCGGCGGCGATGCCGCCTTCGGCCCGGAGAACATCATCTGGGCTGTGCGCCACGGCCACGAGGCGGCCATCTCCATCCACAAATACGTCAACGGCGAAGACATCACCCAACGCCTGCCCAATGCCGTGGATGTGCACACCGTCAAAATGGGCCAGCACGAATGGGCCTACTCCAACCAGTACGCCCCCGAGGAACGCCGCCTGGTTCCTCACGTGGACATGAAAAAACGTTTCAAGAATGTGAACATCGAAGTGGAACTGGGCTTCGGCCAGGAAGAGTGGGCAGTGGAAGTGGAGCGCTGCCTCAACTGCGACATCCAGACCATCTTCTTCAACGAAAAGTGCATCGAGTGCGACGCCTGCATCGACATCTGCCCCACCCAATGCCTCACCATGCTGCACATCGATGAAGAAGAATCAGAAGAATCCGTCCGCAGCCGCCTCAAGGTCCCGGCCAACAACCCGGACCAGGACATCTACGTCTCCGCCAAGCTACCCCAGACCAAACGCCACATGATCAAAGACGAAGACCAATGCGTGCACTGCGGCCTCTGCGCCGAACGCTGCCCCACCGCCGCCTGGGACATGAAACACGGCGAAGTCTTCATCCCCAAAGTCAGCGACGAAGTCGCCGCCCGCACCCCCGACAAAAAACGCGCCTGA
- a CDS encoding cysteine synthase A, translating into MNNPRQFAEAVGNTPLIRLRLASELTGCEIYGKAEFMNPGGSVKDRAAKYLIQDALERRLIEPGGTVVEGTAGNTGIGLTLVGNSQGLKTIIVMPETQSEEKQSALRGMGADLRTVPAVPYKNPDNYVHQARRLAESLDNPHGVYYANQWDNTANRDGHYQSTAPEIWAQLDGKLDGFICAVGTGGTLAGVSAWLKEQDRPVVTAAADPDGAGIYHWIKHGEIKSSGSSITEGIGQNRVTGNLEGAPIDEAFNIPDTELLPVLWDLIGKEGLYLGASSGINVAGAIRLARQLGPGHTIVTILCDSASRYEKKLFNPSFLTEKGLPLPPWL; encoded by the coding sequence ATGAACAACCCCCGACAGTTTGCCGAGGCGGTGGGCAACACGCCACTCATCCGTTTGCGCCTGGCTTCCGAGCTGACCGGCTGCGAGATCTACGGCAAAGCCGAGTTCATGAACCCCGGCGGTTCGGTGAAAGACCGGGCGGCTAAATACCTGATCCAGGATGCCCTGGAGCGCCGCTTGATCGAGCCCGGCGGCACGGTGGTGGAAGGCACGGCCGGCAATACCGGTATCGGCCTGACCCTGGTGGGCAATAGCCAAGGGCTCAAGACCATTATCGTGATGCCCGAGACCCAGTCCGAGGAGAAGCAATCCGCCCTGCGCGGCATGGGGGCCGATCTTCGCACGGTCCCGGCGGTGCCCTACAAGAACCCGGACAACTATGTTCACCAAGCCCGCCGCCTGGCTGAGTCTCTGGACAATCCCCACGGGGTCTATTACGCCAACCAATGGGATAACACCGCCAACCGGGACGGCCATTACCAGTCCACCGCCCCTGAAATCTGGGCGCAATTGGATGGCAAGCTGGATGGCTTTATCTGTGCGGTGGGTACCGGGGGCACCTTGGCCGGGGTCTCTGCCTGGCTCAAGGAACAGGATCGCCCGGTCGTTACTGCGGCGGCGGATCCGGACGGGGCAGGCATCTACCACTGGATCAAACACGGCGAGATCAAGTCCAGCGGCAGCTCCATTACCGAGGGCATCGGCCAGAACCGGGTAACCGGCAACCTGGAAGGCGCGCCCATCGACGAGGCCTTCAATATTCCGGATACCGAGCTGCTTCCCGTGCTGTGGGATCTGATCGGCAAGGAAGGGCTTTATCTCGGCGCCTCAAGTGGTATCAACGTGGCCGGCGCCATCCGCCTGGCCAGGCAGTTGGGCCCGGGCCATACCATCGTCACCATCTTGTGTGATTCGGCCAGCCGCTATGAGAAGAAATTGTTCAACCCAAGCTTTTTGACCGAGAAGGGATTGCCGCTGCCACCATGGCTATAG
- a CDS encoding MipA/OmpV family protein translates to MKGSARYSPAGRGLLLGFIFAILVSHGTAASAQGMLGPMPGQETDGMKPTRVSVGAGAMIFPEYQGSSDYRALPLPMVQANWGNRASLGMAQGFQYNFFNHERWQASTFLRYMGGRNNSGALSDIERKDGGLASGGRLRLRLGPVSVSSTVQTPLSGDISGSQANLAATFMGMSPGSRWIYTVGPSITWTSDNRSNGLYGLNESDAQTLGVSPYEAESGISASRLTMTLTRVISKQQTATAIISMNYLQGDAANSPLIQDLGERRQAMGGVILSWHF, encoded by the coding sequence ATGAAAGGGAGTGCTCGTTATTCCCCGGCCGGCCGGGGTCTTCTGCTGGGGTTCATTTTTGCAATCTTGGTGTCCCATGGCACGGCTGCGTCCGCCCAAGGCATGCTCGGCCCCATGCCGGGTCAGGAAACAGATGGCATGAAACCCACCCGGGTCAGTGTGGGGGCTGGCGCCATGATCTTCCCCGAATACCAAGGCAGTAGTGATTATCGTGCCCTGCCCCTACCGATGGTACAGGCCAACTGGGGAAATCGAGCCAGCCTCGGGATGGCCCAGGGCTTTCAGTACAACTTTTTCAACCATGAACGCTGGCAGGCCAGTACCTTTCTCCGCTACATGGGAGGGCGCAATAACAGCGGCGCTCTGTCAGACATAGAACGCAAGGATGGTGGTCTGGCGAGCGGCGGGCGGCTTCGCTTGCGTCTTGGCCCGGTCAGCGTCAGCAGTACGGTTCAAACACCGCTGAGCGGCGACATATCCGGGAGCCAGGCCAATCTGGCGGCCACGTTCATGGGTATGTCCCCCGGCTCCCGGTGGATATACACCGTCGGCCCTTCCATTACCTGGACCAGCGATAATCGCAGCAATGGACTCTACGGCCTGAATGAGAGTGATGCACAAACCCTGGGTGTCTCACCCTATGAGGCCGAATCGGGCATCAGCGCTAGCCGCTTGACCATGACACTGACCCGGGTTATTTCCAAGCAGCAAACGGCCACTGCCATTATCAGCATGAATTATCTGCAGGGGGATGCGGCCAACAGCCCGCTCATTCAAGACCTGGGAGAACGCCGACAAGCCATGGGCGGTGTCATTCTCAGTTGGCACTTCTAG
- a CDS encoding lipopolysaccharide kinase InaA family protein, with the protein MLENAGCLKRFSQGVLDRCDPGGFRQKALRLRQKAKGRGLVERVRCPSGAHYFIKVMPGHTLRTRVRNRLRPARHVERVSRILSEASIPHSEPVAWGRLSSTDSQPSASFVATREVQGDRLDLWLADPKRSHEEIARVAGAMGRLFGQLYKHRVHHQDPASHNFILQWSDSDTPEAALIDLEGLYPVPIIPRSALLNRLRRHIEHSMKKLPAHLLGEDNPAMRQAFLTAFQQAAELKPEQLEPLAQLLEEFRPA; encoded by the coding sequence ATGTTGGAGAATGCCGGCTGTCTGAAACGCTTTTCCCAGGGTGTGCTTGATCGTTGTGACCCCGGCGGATTCCGCCAAAAGGCCTTGCGTCTGCGCCAGAAGGCGAAGGGCCGAGGCCTGGTGGAGCGGGTTCGCTGCCCCTCCGGTGCCCACTATTTCATCAAGGTCATGCCCGGCCACACCCTGCGTACCCGCGTTCGCAACCGCCTGCGGCCCGCCCGCCACGTGGAGCGGGTCTCTCGCATTCTCAGTGAAGCGAGTATTCCCCATTCCGAGCCGGTGGCCTGGGGGCGCTTGTCATCCACCGATTCCCAGCCCTCGGCCAGTTTCGTCGCCACCCGGGAAGTGCAGGGAGATCGCCTGGATCTCTGGCTGGCCGATCCAAAACGCAGCCATGAAGAAATCGCCCGGGTCGCCGGCGCCATGGGCCGATTGTTCGGGCAACTGTACAAGCATCGGGTCCACCACCAGGACCCGGCGAGCCACAACTTCATCCTGCAATGGTCGGATAGCGATACGCCCGAAGCCGCCTTGATCGATCTGGAAGGGCTCTATCCCGTGCCTATTATTCCCCGATCGGCCTTGCTCAACCGCCTGCGCCGCCATATCGAGCACAGCATGAAAAAGCTGCCCGCACATCTCCTGGGCGAGGACAACCCGGCAATGCGCCAGGCCTTCCTGACGGCATTTCAGCAGGCAGCCGAACTCAAACCGGAGCAGCTTGAGCCGCTGGCCCAGTTGCTTGAGGAATTCCGGCCCGCCTGA